A DNA window from Setaria viridis chromosome 2, Setaria_viridis_v4.0, whole genome shotgun sequence contains the following coding sequences:
- the LOC117845895 gene encoding bisdemethoxycurcumin synthase has protein sequence MVAVARSSIATTMGSAPAANFREICRARRADGPAAVLAIGTANPANCVLQEDFPDFYFRATKSEHLTGLKEKFKRVCQKLGVQRRYLHHTEELLSAHPEFLDLVCQPSLDERLDIVKTAVPELAAAASRKAIAEWGRPAADITHLVVTTNSGAHIPGVDFQLVPLLGLRPTVRRTMLYLNGCFAGAAALRVAKDLAENNRGARVLVVCAELTVLVFTRPVEGYFQTLVKQALFGDGAGAVIVGADPVMTIPAERPLFEIVSAAQTIISESEDAITMHLTKGGCGGNISTRQVPVLIGHNIERCLLDAFQPLGIGAGWNDLFWDVHPGSSAILDQVDAVLHLKPEKLAASRRVLSEYGNMQGVTVIFVLDELRRRMEKGEEEGEPEWGVMVAFGPGLTVETMVLHRCTAQATGAPTEEGLTVFCG, from the exons ATGGTAGCAGTAGCAAGGAGTAGCATAGCAACGACCATGGGGAGCGCTCCGGCGGCCAACTTCCGTGAGATCTGCCGCGCGCGGCGTGCCGACGGCCCCGCGGCCGTGCTCGCCATCGGCACGGCCAACCCGGCCAACTGCGTGCTCCAGGAAGACTTCCCCGACTTCTACTTCCGCGCCACCAAGAGCGAGCACCTCACTGGCCTCAAAGAAAAGTTCAAGAGAGTTT GCCAGAAACTGGGCGTGCAGAGGCGCTACCTGCACCACACTGAGGAGCTCCTGAGCGCGCACCCGGAGTTCCTCGACCTCGTCTGCCAGCCGTCCCTCGACGAGCGGCTGGACATCGTCAAGACCGCGGTGCcggagctcgccgcggcggcgtcccggAAGGCCATCGCCGAGTggggccgcccggccgccgACATCACGCACCTCGTCGTCACCACCAACTCCGGCGCGCACATCCCGGGCGTCGACTTCCAGCTGGTCCCGCTCCTGGGCCTCCGCCCGACCGTGCGCCGCACCATGCTCTACCTCAACGGCtgcttcgccggcgccgccgcgctgcgcgTCGCCAAGGACCTCGCCGAGAACaaccgcggcgcgcgcgtgctcGTCGTCTGCGCCGAGCTCACCGTCCTGGTCTTCACGAGGCCCGTGGAGGGGTACTTCCAGACGCTCGTCAAGCAGGCCCTGTTCGGAGACGGCGCGGGGGCCGTCATCGTCGGCGCCGACCCCGTGATGACCATCCCCGCCGAGCGCCCGCTGTTCGAGATCGTGTCCGCCGCGCAGACCATCATATCGGAGTCCGAGGACGCCATCACCATGCACCTCACGAAAGGTGGCTGCGGCGGCAACATCTCCACCAGGCAGGTCCCCGTGTTGATCGGCCACAACATCGAGCGCTGCCTCCTGGACGCGTTCCAGCCGCTCGGCATTGGCGCAGGGTGGAACGACCTGTTCTGGGATGTGCACCCGGGCTCGTCGGCGATCCTGGACCAGGTCGACGCCGTGCTCCACCTCAAGCCCGAGAAGCTTGCGGCGAGCAGACGTGTCCTGAGTGAGTACGGGAACATGCAAGGTGTCACGGTGATCTTCGTGCTCGACGAGCTGCGGCGCCGGATGGAgaagggggaagaggagggggagccTGAGTGGGGGGTCATGGTGGCGTTCGGACCGGGGCTCACCGTTGAGACGATGGTGCTGCACCGGTGCACGGCGCAGGCCACAGGCGCGCCAACAGAGGAGGGACTGACTGTTTTTTGCGGGTGA
- the LOC117842236 gene encoding protein C2-DOMAIN ABA-RELATED 5 translates to MECLLGLLKVKVVRGVNLAICDPLTHSSDPYVVLRLGQQKVKSSIKYHTINPEWNEELTLSITNMMHPVKIELFDHDTFTKDDSMGDAEFCILDFVEIAKRDLSDVPDGTVMKTIHPEKANCFATESHITWKDGKISQDIVLKLRNTETGELVLHLHWVNIPGVAR, encoded by the exons atggaGTGCCTGCTGGGGCTGCTCAAAGTGAAGGTGGTGCGAGGGGTGAACCTGGCCATCTGCGACCCCCTCACCCACAGCAGCGACCCCTACGTCGTCCTCCGCCTCGGCCAGCAG AAAGTGAAGTCAAGTATAAAGTATCACACAATCAACCCAGAATGGAACGAGGAGCTCACCCTATCCATCACAAACATGATGCACCCGGTCAAGATT GAGCTCTTCGACCATGACACGTTCACCAAGGACGACAGCATGGGCGACGCCGAGTTCTGCATCCTGGACTTCGTGGAGATCGCCAAGCGGGACCTGAGCGACGTCCCCGACGGCACGGTGATGAAGACGATCCACCCGGAGAAGGCCAATTGCTTCGCCACCGAGAGCCACATCACGTGGAAGGACGGCAAGATCTCCCAGGACATCGTGCTCAAACTCAGGAACACCGAGACCGGCGAGCTCGTCCTGCACCTGCACTGGGTCAACATCCCCGGCGTCGCGCGGTGA